The following coding sequences are from one Thermostaphylospora chromogena window:
- a CDS encoding SapB/AmfS family lanthipeptide, with protein sequence MSYVLNLQGIRTDQDREAVQAAPSTPSLSLCFSNQSWAFC encoded by the coding sequence ATGTCCTACGTGCTCAACCTTCAGGGCATCCGCACCGACCAGGACCGGGAGGCCGTGCAGGCCGCGCCCAGCACGCCCAGCCTGTCGCTGTGCTTCTCCAACCAGAGCTGGGCCTTCTGCTGA
- a CDS encoding ABC transporter ATP-binding protein produces MTTDSPTGTAPEPAAQEPPRRTPSSEASAASDASGTTEAPELGEVDLPAWLAHAEELRNVGFLAMARRLPALIGHAARMAWAASPRDLLAASMLNLFGGTFTAFGLLATTGVLEALFSAGPTPERVRAALPSLALVAGAAALRASMQAGAGWAQSRLKPQVRRITERRMYGLTSQVALVAYDDPDFHDALQRAQLRGMFTAATVVDNAIDVLTGLIGLVAAAGVLGVLHPALLPLLLLAVIPDAWAAVRTARMGYTVDHVLIPARRRRWIIGDLMAQRATAAEVRSFTMRDFLLRLYDGVAEAEQRVLLNLARRQTVTRIVGEALSGGGTLLVYVALGLLLAIGAVPLAVAGTAVLAVRTGQSSLSNLMFATNQLYEEGLYFTDFLEFCAEAERRIPRRRPGTAPAGFSRITAEGVVFTYPGSESPALNGVSIHIEQGEVIALVGENGSGKTTLAKILAGLYEPDDGRVFWDDVDLATVTPQSVHARIAVIAQDHGQWPLTVRHNITMGSGRGEAALHAAARVAGADRVVEELPRGYDTLLDRRFKDGRELSGGQWQRIAVARGFHRDAPLIICDEPTAALDARAEHALFERIREHADGRTVLLITHRLASVRYADRIYVLDHGEVVEEGTHERLMALGGIYADLYSLQAAAYSSS; encoded by the coding sequence GTGACGACCGACTCCCCCACCGGAACCGCTCCCGAGCCCGCGGCGCAGGAGCCTCCACGACGAACACCCTCGTCCGAGGCGTCTGCGGCGTCCGACGCATCCGGGACCACCGAGGCGCCGGAACTGGGGGAGGTCGACCTCCCGGCCTGGCTGGCCCACGCCGAGGAGCTGCGGAACGTGGGCTTTCTGGCCATGGCCCGCAGGCTGCCCGCCCTCATCGGCCATGCGGCGCGGATGGCCTGGGCGGCCAGCCCGCGCGACCTGCTGGCCGCCTCCATGCTCAACCTGTTCGGCGGCACGTTCACCGCCTTCGGCCTGCTGGCGACGACGGGTGTGCTCGAAGCCCTGTTCAGCGCCGGGCCGACACCCGAGCGGGTGCGCGCCGCGCTGCCCTCCCTCGCCCTCGTCGCCGGGGCCGCGGCCCTGCGCGCCTCCATGCAGGCGGGGGCCGGCTGGGCGCAGTCCCGGTTGAAGCCGCAGGTGCGCCGCATCACCGAACGGCGGATGTACGGGCTGACCAGCCAGGTCGCCCTCGTCGCCTACGACGACCCCGACTTCCACGACGCGCTGCAGCGCGCGCAGCTGCGCGGCATGTTCACGGCCGCCACGGTCGTGGACAACGCCATCGACGTCCTGACCGGGCTGATCGGCCTGGTGGCCGCGGCCGGCGTCCTCGGCGTGCTGCACCCCGCCCTGCTGCCGCTGCTGCTCCTGGCGGTCATACCGGACGCGTGGGCAGCGGTACGCACCGCCCGCATGGGCTACACCGTCGACCATGTGCTGATCCCCGCCCGTCGGCGCAGGTGGATCATCGGTGATCTGATGGCCCAGCGGGCGACCGCCGCCGAGGTCCGCTCCTTCACCATGCGCGACTTCCTGCTGCGCCTGTACGACGGGGTCGCCGAGGCCGAGCAGCGCGTCCTGCTCAACCTGGCACGGCGGCAGACGGTGACCAGGATCGTCGGCGAGGCGCTGAGCGGCGGCGGCACGCTCCTCGTCTACGTCGCGCTCGGCCTGCTGCTCGCGATCGGGGCCGTGCCGCTGGCCGTGGCCGGAACGGCTGTGCTCGCCGTCAGAACGGGCCAGTCCTCCCTGTCCAACCTGATGTTCGCGACGAACCAGCTCTACGAGGAAGGCCTGTACTTCACCGACTTCCTGGAGTTCTGCGCGGAGGCCGAGCGGCGCATACCCCGGCGGCGTCCGGGGACGGCCCCCGCCGGGTTCTCCCGCATCACCGCCGAGGGGGTCGTCTTCACCTATCCCGGCTCCGAATCCCCGGCGTTGAACGGCGTATCGATCCACATCGAGCAGGGGGAGGTGATCGCGCTCGTCGGGGAGAACGGCTCGGGCAAGACCACGCTCGCCAAGATCCTCGCCGGGCTCTACGAGCCCGACGACGGCCGGGTGTTCTGGGACGACGTCGACCTCGCCACGGTCACCCCGCAGAGCGTGCACGCGCGTATCGCGGTCATCGCGCAGGACCACGGACAGTGGCCGCTCACCGTCCGCCACAACATCACGATGGGGAGCGGCAGAGGTGAGGCCGCCCTGCACGCCGCGGCGCGGGTCGCCGGCGCCGACCGGGTCGTCGAGGAGCTGCCCCGTGGTTACGACACCCTCCTCGACCGGCGGTTCAAGGACGGCAGGGAACTGTCGGGCGGCCAGTGGCAGCGCATCGCCGTGGCGCGCGGCTTCCACCGTGACGCACCACTGATCATCTGCGACGAGCCGACCGCCGCCCTGGACGCACGGGCCGAGCACGCGCTGTTCGAGCGGATCAGGGAGCACGCCGACGGGCGCACCGTGCTGCTCATCACGCACCGGCTCGCCAGCGTCCGCTACGCCGACCGGATCTACGTCCTCGACCACGGCGAGGTCGTCGAGGAGGGCACGCACGAGCGGCTCATGGCGCTCGGCGGAATCTACGCCGACCTCTACTCGCTGCAGGCCGCCGCCTACTCCTCCAGCTGA
- a CDS encoding LuxR C-terminal-related transcriptional regulator, which translates to MTSHTDLPIETTAFVGRESDIRELAHLITTARLVTLCGMGGIGKTRLALRVAREVEDRFPDGVRLVELADLEDPAMLAERFAASLRLPRRCGDVTENLLAALAGSRLLLVVDNCEHVVEECARMCARILAACEHVRLLATGREPLRVPGEYIWRVSPLTLPSAECPDSEAVRLFRDRAAAARPDVDWSGHDGDQVAALCAELEGVPLAIELAAAMTRYLSVRQIRARLGDRFHLLTGGDRTAPARHRTLLANVEWSYRMLSGPERLLLERLTVFSGGWTLEMAEMVCAGGGVWREEVLRLLAGLVDRSLVVVDGEIAGEARYRMLDTLRAYARERLVERGEEAELRRRHLGCVSELARAGSRLVTARADWPAVCRHLAMLDAMHLDVCDALRWAAETGEVEQGLRVLIDLRWQLIACGRFDALLPLFDRLLAASDGVPDRLLAEAMALRAELAFLSGDVVGGGRWAQEALARVGECCSPRVEVYALVQSVVAAPRVVSGEDDRIVRALALARRARDPYLECYTVYIKGVLAQWTGRFRDAVRCYEEVLTISRHIGELGVWSTALALVGLAGVAHERGDPSRALACYERAQELLRDEKGRVPCLAGMARIAIAVGGHIIAHRSGTAGAGASGGTEAVRRAANGTADLIALFAELAAKDGDHRRAVRLLGVREAIREAAPEATGSSSQGSCARVEKLLELARRELGEAVVARLWDEGRGLSRHHSIEFALAGSLASQSRCPLRASEPFPASAGPLPSAASAVPAAAPAAKAVAAGNAPLTEGRGPAEEARVPPLCPSMGGLTAREREIASLVARGLSNKGIADELVISHATVARHVANILAKLGFSSRTQIAAWVLRHALDRPEDTRAVAVTGRRSETETSLSAAAWSPSMGARPEHCR; encoded by the coding sequence ATGACATCGCACACCGACCTGCCCATCGAGACCACCGCCTTCGTCGGCCGCGAGTCCGATATCCGGGAGCTGGCCCACCTGATCACCACCGCCCGCCTGGTCACCCTGTGCGGCATGGGCGGCATCGGCAAGACCCGGCTGGCCCTGCGGGTCGCCCGCGAGGTGGAAGACCGCTTCCCCGACGGGGTACGGCTGGTCGAGCTGGCCGATCTGGAAGACCCCGCCATGCTGGCCGAACGCTTCGCCGCCTCCCTCCGCCTGCCCCGGCGGTGCGGGGACGTCACCGAGAACCTGCTCGCCGCGCTGGCCGGCAGTCGCCTGCTGCTCGTGGTGGACAACTGCGAGCACGTGGTGGAGGAGTGCGCCCGGATGTGCGCGCGTATCCTCGCCGCCTGCGAGCACGTCCGGCTGCTCGCCACGGGCCGCGAGCCGCTGCGGGTACCGGGCGAGTACATATGGCGGGTGTCTCCGCTGACGCTGCCCTCCGCCGAGTGCCCCGACAGCGAGGCGGTGCGCCTGTTCCGCGACCGCGCCGCCGCCGCCCGGCCCGATGTCGACTGGTCCGGCCACGACGGCGACCAGGTCGCCGCCCTCTGCGCCGAACTGGAGGGCGTGCCGCTGGCCATCGAGCTGGCCGCCGCCATGACGCGTTACCTGTCGGTGAGGCAGATCCGCGCCCGCCTCGGCGACCGCTTCCACCTGCTGACCGGCGGAGACCGTACGGCTCCCGCCCGCCACCGCACCCTGCTCGCCAACGTCGAGTGGAGCTACCGCATGCTCAGCGGGCCCGAACGGCTGCTGCTGGAGCGGCTCACCGTCTTCAGCGGCGGCTGGACGCTGGAGATGGCCGAGATGGTGTGCGCCGGCGGCGGGGTCTGGCGGGAGGAGGTGCTGCGCCTCCTCGCCGGGCTGGTGGACAGATCGCTGGTGGTCGTGGACGGCGAGATCGCGGGAGAGGCCCGCTACCGCATGCTCGACACCCTGCGCGCCTACGCGCGGGAGAGGCTGGTCGAGCGCGGTGAGGAGGCCGAGCTGCGCCGCCGCCATCTCGGCTGCGTGAGCGAGCTGGCTCGCGCGGGGAGCAGGCTGGTGACCGCCCGGGCCGACTGGCCCGCCGTCTGCCGCCACCTCGCGATGCTCGACGCCATGCACCTCGACGTGTGCGACGCGCTGCGCTGGGCCGCGGAGACCGGAGAGGTCGAGCAGGGGTTACGCGTCCTCATCGACCTGCGCTGGCAGCTGATCGCCTGCGGCCGGTTCGACGCGCTGCTGCCGCTGTTCGACCGCCTGCTCGCCGCCTCCGACGGTGTACCCGACCGGCTGCTCGCCGAGGCGATGGCGCTACGCGCGGAGCTGGCGTTCCTCTCCGGCGACGTCGTAGGAGGGGGCCGGTGGGCGCAGGAGGCGCTGGCCCGCGTCGGGGAGTGCTGCTCGCCCCGCGTCGAGGTGTACGCGCTGGTGCAGTCGGTGGTCGCCGCGCCGCGGGTCGTGTCCGGCGAGGACGACCGGATCGTCCGTGCGCTCGCCCTGGCCCGCCGGGCCCGCGATCCCTATCTGGAGTGCTACACCGTCTACATCAAGGGTGTGCTGGCGCAGTGGACGGGGCGGTTCCGCGACGCCGTGCGCTGCTACGAGGAGGTGCTGACGATCAGCCGCCACATCGGCGAGCTGGGCGTCTGGTCCACGGCGCTGGCCCTGGTGGGGCTGGCGGGGGTGGCGCACGAGCGCGGCGATCCGTCCCGGGCGCTGGCCTGCTACGAGCGCGCGCAGGAGCTGCTGCGCGACGAGAAGGGGCGCGTCCCCTGTCTGGCCGGCATGGCCAGGATCGCGATCGCGGTGGGCGGCCACATCATCGCCCACCGGTCGGGCACGGCGGGCGCGGGCGCGTCCGGCGGCACGGAGGCGGTCCGGCGGGCGGCGAACGGCACGGCCGACCTGATCGCGCTCTTCGCCGAGCTGGCCGCCAAGGACGGCGACCATCGCCGTGCGGTGCGGCTGCTCGGCGTCAGAGAGGCGATCCGGGAGGCCGCGCCCGAGGCGACGGGTTCCTCATCCCAGGGGAGCTGCGCCCGCGTGGAGAAGCTGCTGGAACTCGCGCGCCGGGAGCTGGGCGAGGCGGTCGTGGCCCGGCTGTGGGACGAAGGGCGCGGTCTGTCCCGGCACCACTCCATCGAGTTCGCCCTGGCCGGAAGCCTGGCCTCGCAGAGCCGCTGTCCGCTGCGCGCCTCCGAGCCCTTCCCGGCCTCCGCCGGGCCGCTGCCGTCCGCGGCCTCCGCCGTCCCGGCCGCGGCTCCGGCGGCGAAGGCCGTCGCGGCGGGGAACGCGCCGCTCACGGAGGGCCGCGGGCCCGCGGAGGAGGCACGCGTGCCCCCGCTCTGCCCGTCCATGGGCGGCCTCACCGCCCGGGAGCGGGAGATCGCCTCACTTGTCGCGCGAGGGCTGAGCAACAAGGGGATCGCCGACGAGCTGGTGATCAGTCATGCCACGGTGGCCAGGCACGTGGCCAACATCCTGGCCAAGCTCGGTTTCTCCTCGCGCACGCAGATCGCCGCGTGGGTGCTGCGGCACGCTCTCGACCGGCCCGAGGACACCCGGGCCGTCGCGGTCACGGGCCGGAGGAGCGAGACGGAGACATCGCTCTCCGCGGCGGCGTGGTCGCCGAGCATGGGAGCGCGCCCAGAGCACTGCCGTTGA
- a CDS encoding MerR family transcriptional regulator → MNVYTPAQVVEETGFSIDTLRYYEKIGLLERVRRNAAGQRRFTDQDLSWLNMVRCLRDTGMPIAEMLRFAELTRAGDHTIPDRIELLAEHDRRVEEQIANLRERQKAIKYKIDFYKGVLAERAGADERAEREETAGDERHPVPVS, encoded by the coding sequence GTGAATGTGTACACACCGGCACAGGTGGTGGAGGAGACGGGATTCTCCATCGACACGCTGCGCTACTACGAGAAGATCGGCTTACTGGAGCGGGTCCGCAGGAACGCGGCCGGGCAGCGGCGTTTCACCGACCAGGATCTGAGCTGGCTCAACATGGTCAGATGCCTGCGGGACACGGGCATGCCCATCGCCGAGATGCTCAGGTTCGCCGAACTGACCCGAGCCGGTGACCACACGATCCCCGACCGCATCGAGCTGCTGGCCGAGCACGACAGGCGGGTGGAGGAGCAGATCGCCAACCTGCGTGAACGGCAGAAGGCCATCAAATACAAGATCGACTTCTACAAGGGGGTGCTGGCCGAGCGGGCGGGCGCCGACGAGCGGGCCGAGCGGGAGGAGACGGCCGGAGACGAACGTCACCCCGTGCCCGTGTCCTGA
- a CDS encoding aldo/keto reductase: MTTIPFALGAIPFGDKLDEKASFAILDRFAEAGGTMVDTANNYPFWVEGRTGDESETMIGAWLTSRGIRDRMTIGTKCGARPTVPGDRTLGSAEGLSAATIRKAVEGSLRRLKTDVIDVYWAHIDDRSVPLEETLGAFAELVEQGKVREIGASNIATWRLERARTLSRANGWPVYTHLQLRHTYLRPRPWTKVPEAGHTLVQDETLDYVRSEPDLTLWAYNTLMFGAYTRPDRPIQEIFDHPGTTRRLAVLDEVAKELGATRNQVVLAWLIGGDPAIVPIIGVSSITQLEEALGAVELKLDDEQRARLDAAA, from the coding sequence ATGACGACGATTCCTTTTGCGTTGGGTGCGATCCCGTTCGGCGACAAGCTGGATGAGAAGGCCTCTTTCGCCATCCTGGACCGATTCGCCGAGGCCGGCGGAACGATGGTGGACACCGCGAACAACTATCCGTTCTGGGTGGAAGGCCGCACCGGCGACGAGAGCGAGACGATGATCGGCGCGTGGCTGACCTCACGCGGCATCCGGGACCGGATGACGATCGGCACCAAGTGCGGCGCGCGGCCGACCGTGCCCGGCGACCGCACCCTCGGCTCCGCCGAAGGTCTGTCGGCCGCGACGATCCGGAAGGCCGTCGAGGGCAGCCTGCGCCGGTTGAAGACGGACGTGATCGACGTGTACTGGGCGCACATCGACGACCGCTCCGTCCCGCTGGAGGAGACCCTGGGCGCCTTCGCCGAGCTGGTCGAACAGGGGAAGGTGCGGGAGATCGGCGCCAGCAACATCGCCACATGGCGGCTGGAGCGGGCCCGCACCCTGTCCCGGGCCAACGGCTGGCCGGTCTACACCCACCTGCAGCTCCGCCATACGTATCTGCGGCCGCGGCCGTGGACGAAGGTGCCCGAGGCCGGCCACACGCTCGTCCAGGACGAGACCCTCGACTACGTGCGCTCCGAGCCCGATCTGACGCTGTGGGCGTATAACACGCTGATGTTCGGCGCCTACACCCGGCCCGATCGCCCGATCCAGGAGATCTTCGATCACCCCGGCACGACCCGGCGGCTGGCGGTGCTCGACGAGGTCGCCAAGGAGCTCGGTGCAACGCGCAACCAGGTCGTGCTGGCCTGGCTGATCGGCGGCGACCCCGCCATCGTGCCGATCATCGGCGTCAGCTCGATCACGCAGTTGGAGGAGGCGCTCGGCGCGGTGGAGCTGAAGCTGGACGACGAGCAGCGCGCCCGCCTGGACGCGGCCGCCTGA
- the lanKC gene encoding class III lanthionine synthetase LanKC codes for MKLQYIEYCFADRLFYDESSKWASEQQNYRQATTPPPEGWITNRKGPWFNYACISVRIPAQGWKIHVSARLETAQQVLDIVSEYCLKNKINFKFLIGEAAFIGRNLKYADRGGSGKFITIYPTSDEQLRQILDDLDPALHGLGGAYILSDLRWKDGPLYLRYGGFIERMTRNELGEPAMAIENPDGELEVDRRDPVFYVPEWVTPPAWLVPHLEERRNNEAPADFPYEIESALHFSNGGGLYVAVEKATGRKVVLKEARPGAGLDQKGRDAVSRLRREYEFLTKLADLDAVVDCYDYFQLWEHHFLVQELVDGVTLNKRMVHRTPMIKPDPSEEEIAEFTAWAVDITSQVDEVIGRLHERGIAFGDLHPNNIMITEDGKVKLLDFELATYAHEEQRIGMGAPGFVPPDRRDALSADRYALGCLKLAPFVPLTVLFTLDTTRAKALVEFVEQRFPVPDGWGRRVLELLDLGPSDWAGTPEQMKRSSELIAGSDWQAIEDSIARAVWASATPDREDRLFPGDVEQFHVGGLGFGYGAAGVLYAMAKAGYGRREEHEAWLLQRLRDHRGLHRVGLYDGLHGIAYAFEEIGNRDAALEVLDIIDETGTPQLADELMTGASGVALTQLYFATKLNDQGRRDVAIKQAEQIADRLLNDPPKPVDESGRHRRAGLLYGTSGPALLFVRLYEDTKDPSYLDVAEHALRLDLDCCAESEDALLVNEGWRLMPYIGIGSAGIGLALAELLRHRRTDELTTTLDRLRRAAHAEFHICPMVFYGTAGQMGFLHHLRAHYPDDPSLDTLIAVKRERLKLHMVGLRGEIAFPGDQLMRLSMDFGTGSAGILHVLAALRDPSLELLPFLRPFAGS; via the coding sequence ATGAAACTGCAATACATCGAGTACTGTTTCGCCGACCGTCTGTTTTACGATGAGTCCAGCAAGTGGGCCTCGGAACAGCAGAATTACCGGCAGGCCACGACCCCGCCACCGGAAGGCTGGATAACCAACAGAAAAGGCCCGTGGTTCAATTACGCATGCATTTCCGTCCGAATACCGGCTCAGGGCTGGAAAATTCATGTGTCCGCCCGGCTGGAGACCGCTCAGCAGGTTCTCGACATCGTCTCCGAGTACTGCCTGAAGAACAAGATCAACTTTAAGTTCCTCATCGGCGAAGCCGCCTTCATCGGGCGTAACCTCAAGTACGCCGACCGCGGGGGCAGCGGGAAGTTCATCACCATCTACCCCACCTCCGATGAGCAGCTGCGGCAGATCCTCGACGATCTCGACCCTGCCCTGCACGGATTGGGCGGCGCCTACATCCTGTCCGACCTGCGGTGGAAGGACGGCCCCCTGTACCTCCGCTACGGCGGCTTCATCGAGCGGATGACCCGCAACGAGCTGGGCGAACCCGCCATGGCGATCGAGAACCCCGACGGTGAGCTGGAGGTGGACCGGCGCGACCCGGTGTTCTACGTCCCCGAGTGGGTCACTCCACCGGCGTGGCTGGTGCCCCACCTCGAAGAACGACGGAACAACGAGGCGCCCGCCGACTTCCCGTACGAGATCGAATCGGCGCTGCACTTCTCCAACGGCGGCGGCCTGTATGTGGCGGTCGAGAAGGCCACCGGTCGCAAGGTGGTCCTGAAGGAGGCCCGTCCCGGCGCCGGGCTGGACCAGAAAGGCCGGGACGCGGTCAGCCGCCTGCGGCGCGAGTACGAATTCCTCACCAAGCTCGCGGATCTGGACGCGGTGGTGGACTGCTACGACTACTTCCAGCTGTGGGAGCACCACTTCCTGGTCCAGGAGCTGGTCGACGGCGTCACCCTCAACAAGCGCATGGTGCATCGGACGCCGATGATCAAGCCCGATCCCAGCGAGGAGGAGATCGCCGAGTTCACCGCATGGGCCGTGGACATCACCTCCCAGGTCGACGAGGTGATCGGCCGGCTGCACGAACGCGGCATCGCCTTCGGCGACCTGCACCCCAACAACATCATGATCACCGAAGACGGGAAGGTGAAGCTGCTCGACTTCGAGCTGGCCACCTACGCCCACGAGGAACAGCGCATCGGCATGGGAGCCCCCGGGTTCGTCCCGCCCGACAGGCGCGACGCCCTGTCGGCCGACCGCTACGCGCTGGGCTGCCTGAAGCTGGCTCCGTTCGTGCCGCTGACCGTGCTGTTCACGCTCGACACCACCCGGGCCAAGGCGCTGGTGGAGTTCGTCGAGCAGCGCTTCCCGGTTCCGGACGGATGGGGGCGGCGGGTGCTGGAGCTGCTGGACCTGGGCCCTTCGGACTGGGCCGGCACCCCCGAGCAGATGAAGCGCTCCTCCGAGCTGATCGCCGGCTCCGACTGGCAGGCCATAGAGGACTCCATCGCCCGAGCCGTGTGGGCGAGCGCCACCCCCGACCGGGAGGACAGGCTCTTCCCCGGCGATGTGGAACAGTTCCACGTGGGCGGGCTGGGCTTCGGTTACGGCGCGGCGGGCGTGCTGTACGCGATGGCCAAGGCGGGGTACGGGCGCCGCGAAGAACACGAGGCCTGGCTGTTGCAGCGGCTCCGCGACCACCGGGGGCTCCACCGGGTCGGCCTGTACGACGGCCTGCACGGCATCGCCTACGCCTTCGAGGAGATCGGCAACCGGGACGCCGCGCTGGAGGTCCTCGACATCATCGACGAGACCGGCACCCCCCAGCTCGCCGACGAATTGATGACCGGCGCCAGCGGCGTGGCGCTCACCCAGCTTTACTTCGCCACCAAGCTGAACGACCAGGGACGCCGGGACGTCGCGATCAAACAGGCCGAGCAGATCGCCGACCGGCTGCTCAACGACCCGCCGAAGCCGGTGGACGAGTCCGGCCGTCACCGCAGAGCCGGGCTGCTGTACGGCACCTCCGGCCCGGCCCTGCTGTTCGTCCGGCTGTATGAGGACACCAAGGACCCCTCCTACCTGGACGTCGCCGAGCACGCCCTCCGGCTGGACCTGGACTGCTGCGCCGAGAGCGAGGACGCCCTGCTCGTCAACGAGGGCTGGCGGCTCATGCCGTACATCGGGATCGGCTCGGCGGGAATCGGCCTGGCGCTCGCGGAGCTGCTGCGGCACCGCCGCACCGACGAGCTGACCACGACGCTGGACCGGTTGCGCCGCGCGGCGCACGCCGAGTTCCACATCTGCCCCATGGTGTTCTACGGCACCGCCGGCCAGATGGGCTTCCTGCACCATCTGCGCGCCCATTACCCCGACGACCCCTCCCTGGACACCCTGATCGCCGTCAAGCGTGAGCGGCTGAAGCTGCACATGGTCGGCCTGAGGGGTGAAATCGCCTTCCCCGGCGATCAGCTCATGCGGCTGTCGATGGACTTCGGCACCGGCAGCGCGGGCATCCTGCACGTCCTCGCCGCGCTGCGCGATCCCTCCCTTGAGCTGCTGCCGTTCCTGCGGCCCTTCGCCGGGAGCTGA
- a CDS encoding coiled-coil domain-containing protein: MRSGRRTVAVTAASAALLLALTPPQALARPAASPPPQSKLDKLTKQAAQLNKAYRGQLRGLEDVRDQAKKATRRVEALERRLAATRREVTEYAKTAYMRGTLDSIQIFGAEGDPRAALAHAATVTHLADERAQRLRQVEGLLAEAKKARKEAEKKIDELEKEIKELRSKRREIEKLLAKYGFQQPTGANGLTPRMVTVRNSVLANFPMPYGYGCLRPGDPGDHGKGRACDFMFSRGGQMPNQIDLERGDALAQWAIENGPRLGIMYIIWKQRYYDVRTGAGWRQMSDRGSITANHWDHVHISVF; encoded by the coding sequence GTGAGATCAGGCAGACGCACGGTCGCCGTGACGGCGGCGTCCGCGGCGCTGCTCCTGGCGCTCACACCGCCGCAGGCTCTGGCCCGGCCGGCCGCCAGCCCACCCCCGCAGTCCAAGCTGGACAAGCTCACCAAGCAGGCCGCTCAGCTCAACAAGGCCTACCGTGGGCAGCTTCGCGGACTGGAAGACGTCCGGGATCAGGCCAAGAAGGCGACCCGGCGGGTGGAAGCGCTGGAGCGCAGGCTCGCCGCCACCCGGCGCGAGGTCACCGAATACGCCAAGACCGCTTACATGCGCGGCACGCTCGACTCCATTCAGATCTTCGGCGCTGAGGGCGACCCCCGCGCTGCGCTCGCCCACGCCGCCACCGTCACCCACCTCGCCGACGAGCGGGCTCAGCGGCTACGGCAGGTCGAAGGCCTGCTCGCCGAGGCCAAGAAGGCGCGCAAGGAGGCCGAGAAGAAGATCGACGAGCTGGAGAAGGAGATCAAGGAGCTTCGCAGCAAGCGCCGCGAGATCGAAAAGCTCCTCGCCAAGTACGGCTTCCAGCAGCCGACCGGCGCCAACGGCCTCACCCCGCGCATGGTGACCGTGCGCAATTCCGTGCTGGCCAACTTCCCGATGCCCTACGGCTACGGCTGCCTGCGGCCGGGTGACCCCGGCGACCACGGCAAAGGCAGGGCCTGCGACTTCATGTTCAGCCGCGGCGGGCAGATGCCCAACCAGATCGACCTGGAGCGCGGCGACGCTCTGGCGCAGTGGGCCATCGAGAACGGCCCCCGCCTCGGCATCATGTACATCATCTGGAAGCAGCGCTACTACGACGTGCGCACCGGCGCCGGCTGGCGGCAGATGAGCGACCGCGGCAGCATCACCGCCAACCACTGGGATCACGTCCACATCTCGGTCTTCTGA